One Leishmania major strain Friedlin complete genome, chromosome 29 DNA segment encodes these proteins:
- a CDS encoding conserved hypothetical protein (previous protein_id=AAZ09621.1), whose translation MRVQRRFQSSFSSKHSPHADSAAAVRDEDSTDDWSSIEVEVLMPEPEVAACGNTAAASTADAAAASGRSSFASPTDSSRASASVETIDAIDSYAKAKVGNFVRRWLQPSASGGGDAAPTSSTVGLEVRQVQGCGKVTQHHARWRLPLPVEFGERYGEGFAPTPKEAEAVAAMHAERVIDALGFQLFQLSSKQRKHAEAARAAGRWAPMPTATTTATASSSGAPITTAEVVPPPDTPSPPPLQLLGLSAQQRQEKELRIDRVQFAPVQRGGFTPLALTLASPHYFDSSSHSRIERFFRVHRTSFRANLRLVLLKSGGHGTTKDDDVGEGVDVRQHASTPGGLFLAQLMLPLPARFGKRIAMGKAPTRKEAVLLACMHAELIIDAVGFALYPENCEKQAAHAAECAKMRRWCPQPGDCAYRYTAPSPPPMELVEELSPSRVAAATVVASEADSAVAGALLHMGAVNKTAHACGDGGSSGVSPSPRLLADVQVGSALSYVESMFLQHQQAVLAVRYFIDEPSLRDFEPARLLLERYVKQFVSRPAAHAETTTCSSAASPTDSSLTELMLVEELGQRDRRVFRATITVPLSDPRSEQPAPTAAAAVGPAAAQAVDARSPLPYTQSFVAIGVSYTNHLAELAAAMHALRTLGALNRLCLVSDNAAVAQALESFAMRAQIPLHDATQPLLHPSQLPPESLPAPVRVMEGFVGRIAASGLNLRHRNHLPKDTDSDKVRDRFAARVPLLSEEAGTAVNTLNRDDDLLRELRARQERLPRMHWDTSPDADGRIIVSPDQDATMSRMYNHTLSSVRQPDVRATIRLRDYLERHGKSPEMALSVVRVCGKQERAEERGLYVAKVVLPVTLRHQPKAKRWPPSAANSQTSALSSSAPPSSESQQPRQSQLPEYVAQGEGPTRDDAVLLCAAHAEALLDAAGQPFYDHSLLQRKHADTARALGRWAPLVRGAALPPEPLRRTPPPLRKVTRESGVWARVQEQRRASACEAVTSEPAEHATGVLSPASSTRSRHAGTTALASAAVVDDEALCDIAGLRFVYHTDITQSALRQVAEYFSKNGSDIHRMVRQYVVRHPELGVIHRAIVEMPLPASYGKRYAVGCASTKRHALFLCCSHALLILDALHLPVFTEYGRQRRYARAAAVRGRDAPLSGKACGKSDTPSPPGLYYLTTCAAAREKPPDIPKLPSLRDRKSLPLWGTFVNHCASYVTRRRETRVTEAVSSVGGPRVPRSNVVAEDATSDIAASTLSDKFARRQLVDLCRLAGLPDPTDDVPSKSVALSSNERRFFTSKELAGTPYTMRGVSDASPAESRHRAFGQGIQLLLLVVHRNSVSAPTPRRSWWDGQQRTLCIHDRVKNQMTPHGCLWVLRLWAAMHYPPLHVRIMLRKVGLPTEERGKVVACAHDSDGVTNPELTPTLSAPGTPCPPTDYQGVASIVVSRDGVEKVLYYAACETAGPAATTAADSVHKALRQLLSDVQRMPTMQTLCRFLSQQPQLHIPSIRVLADAEDVVHRLHALVCDSHSSERIVRSAEPLQVGHLAVLLTLPQHDQRPTASFYTTWPVKLLLKWVGAVNNSAQGWTASRDGEADCGRAQRGCLPSTLESTFVSYGLARAAPSAKSALPTRATSLRLPSPVVPTPLAGALALLCRCLPPLPDVLIAEGDGKNTAAVQGAANTARLAERDRELPLQLAHLILMGLLLGCAPWAVRAAAIVACAEHTLEWYDEQQGLSAAAGGNDATAKTPPLPAPRLAPYVSVDVTEAVLTSLDATAPPLPETVLRYASEVVRRLEALWAEASSSAAAGKAPPLPWLPPPEAWGTCLGKADASKPSPSPAAGVLTLTERRILRPLLQCAVATSAALHAVWVRATRMERGGGADEVCGDGAGWCLDETDAEEQRLVFQHRHAAHYAAVRVSNRDLTQAEALESANDISAMATCFATFGCAVYPTEPLVASTLEQEQASALFRLSRAEGDSEDEAQANDDDADDAADASNDDEGSKGEEDEKLNGLDDDVDVGQFARVFGTCVSPLAATLVAAAPTRSASLQSHCSIHPKPDDVAAGGALRAVGENLPVLMTAFQETVPLLVHRRSSVPLLSSLSAHLRSRVETTTPFSPEERRAISQLFTMTVRSAADEEGRGDETA comes from the coding sequence ATGCGCGTGCAGCGTCGCTTTCAGTCGTCATTTTCATCGAAGCACTCCCCACATGCCGActccgcggctgctgtgcgagACGAGGACAGCACCGACGATTGGTCCAGTATTGAGGTTGAGGTGTTGATGCCGGAGCCGGAGGTGGCTGCCTGTGGAAACACCGCGGCAGCATCCACggccgacgctgcagcggcctCCGGTCGCTCTTCATTTGCCTCTCCAACGGACAGTAGCAGAGCGTCCGCATCGGTGGAGACGATTGACGCCATCGATTCGTACGCCAAGGCGAAGGTGGGCAATTTTGTGCGGCGCTGGTTGCAGCCATCGGCGtctggtggcggcgacgccgctccCACATCTTCTACTGTGGGCTTGGAGGTGCGGCAGGTGCAGGGATGCGGCAAGGTGACGCAGCACCACGCTCGCTGGCGGCTGCCACTGCCGGTGGAGTTCGGCGAGCGCTACGGAGAGGGGTTTGCACCGACGCCCAAGGAGGCCGAGGCAGTGGCTGCCATGCATGCCGAGCGTGTCATCGACGCACTGGGCTTTCAGCTGTTTCAACTTTCGTCAAAGCAGCGCAAgcacgcagaggcagcgagggcagcaGGTCGGTGGGCCCCGATGcccacggccaccaccaccgccaccgcgtctTCGAGTGGTGCGCCCATCACGACtgcggaggtggtgccgccacctgacacaccgtcgccgccgccgctgcagctcttgGGATTGTccgctcagcagcggcaggagaaggagctACGAATCGACCGCGTCCAGTTCGCCCcggtgcagcgcggcggcttcacccctctcgccctcACATTAGCATCTCCTCACTACTTCGACTCAAGCAGCCATAGCCGCATCGAGCGCTTCTTTCGGGTTCATCGAACTTCATTCAGGGCAAACCTGCGCCTCGTGTTGCTGAAGAGCGGCGGCCACGGTACCACCaaagacgacgacgtcggcgaAGGTGTGGACGTGCGCCAGCACGCGAGCACGCCGGGAggcctcttcctcgctcAGCTCATGCTTCCCTTGCCTGCACGTTTCGGCAAGCGCATCGCCATGGGAAAGGCACCTACTCGCAAAGAGGCAGTGTTGCTTGCCTGCATGCATGCGGAGCTCATCATCGACGCCGTCGGCTTCGCCCTTTACCCTGAAAACTGTGAAAAGCAGGCCGCCCACGCCGCGGAGTGCGCGAAGATGCGTCGCTGGTGCCCGCAACCGGGAGACTGTGCATACCGGTATACCGCTCCTTCCCCGCCACCGATGGAACTTGTGGAGGAGCTTTCTCCGTCAAGGgttgcagcagcaacagtggTGGCCTCCGAGGCGGATAGCGCCGTTGCCGGGGCCCTACTCCACATGGGTGCGGTAAACAAGACGGCCCACGCTTgcggagacggagggagCTCCGGCGTCTCTCCTTCACCGAGGCTGCTTGCAGACGTTCAGGTCGGCAGCGCGCTGTCCTATGTGGAGTCGATGTTTCTACAGCATCAGCAAGCCGTGTTGGCGGTGCGCTATTTCATAGACGAGCCGTCGCTGCGCGACTTTGAGCCAGCGCGGCTACTGCTGGAGCGCTATGTGAAGCAGTTCGTCTCGCGGcccgccgcgcacgccgagACCACCACCTGTTCATCAGCCGCCTCCCCAACCGACTCTTCATTGACGGAGCTCATGCTTGTGGAAGAACTGGGCCAGCGTGACCGACGTGTCTTTCGGGCCACCATCACGGTGCCGCTGTCCGATCCGAGGAGCGAACAACCAGCcccaacggcagcagcagcagtagggccggctgcggcgcaggcTGTCGATGCCCGCTCGCCGCTTCCGTACACGCAGTCGTTTGTTGCGATTGGTGTGTCTTACACGAATCACCTTGCTGAGCTGGCTGCTGCcatgcacgcgctgcgcacaTTGGGGGCACTGAATCGCCTCTGCTTGGTGAGCGACAAcgctgccgtggcgcaggcgctggagTCATTCGCTATGCGGGCACAGATCCCTCTCCACGACGCGACACAGCCCCTGCTGCACCCGTCGCAGCTCCCGCCAGAGTCCCTCCCAGCACCGGTGAGGGTCATGGAGGGCTTTGTGGGCCGTATTGCGGCCTCAGGGCTGAACCTCAGACATCGTAATCACTTGCCCAAGGACACGGATTCGGATAAGGTGAGGGACCGCTTTGCAGCCCGCgtcccgctgctgtcggaAGAAGCGGGAACGGCCGTGAACACGCTGAACCGCGACGATGACCTTTTGCGGGAGCTACGCGCACGTCAAGAGCGACTGCCCCGCATGCACTGGGACACATCGCCAGACGCTGATGGCCGCATCATTGTGTCTCCCGATCAGGATGCCACGATGAGCCGGATGTACAATCACACGCTCTCGTCCGTGCGCCAGCCTGACGTGAGGGCGACGATTCGCTTACGTGACTACCTGGAGCGCCATGGCAAGTCGCCCGAGATGGCGCTGTCtgttgtgcgcgtgtgcggcaaGCAGGAACGCGCAGAGGAGCGCGGGCTGTATGTAGCAAAGGTGGTGCTGCCCGTcacgctgcgccaccagccCAAAGCAAAGCGGTGGCCGCCTTCGGCCGCCAATAGTCAGACGAGCGCGCTGTCGTCAAGCGCCCCACCGTCGTCCgagtcgcagcagccgaggcAATCGCAGCTGCCAGAGTACGTAGCGCAAGGAGAGGGCCCCACCCGCGACGATGCAGTTCTActgtgcgcagcgcacgcggagGCCCTGCTTGATGCAGCAGGCCAGCCGTTCTACGACCATTCGCTCCTGCAGCGAAAGCACGCCGACACGGCGCGAGCGCTCGGGCGCTGGGCACCACTGGTGCGCGGTGCAGCCTTGCCTCCAGAGCCACTccgtcgcacgccgccgccgctgcgcaaggTTACGCGCGAAAGTGGAGTGTGGGCTCGCGTGCAGGAACAGCGACGCGCCTCGGCATGCGAGGCCGTGACGAGCGAGCCCGCTGAACATGCAACTGGCGTGCTGTCGCCGGCCTCGTCCACGCGCAGTCGACATGCAGGAACGACGGCGCttgccagcgctgctgttgtggaCGATGAAGCGCTGTGTGATATTGCCGGTCTCCGATTTGTCTACCACACGGACATTACTCAAAGTGCGCTTCGCCAGGTGGCGGAGTACTTTTCGAAGAACGGTTCCGACATTCATCGGATGGTGCGCCAGTACGTGGTGCGGCATCCGGAACTCGGGGTGATACATCGGGCCATTGTGGAGATGCCGTTGCCAGCGTCATACGGTAAGCGGTACGCCGTCGGCTGTGCGTCTACGAAACGCCATGCACTTTTTCTCTGCTGCAGCCACGCCTTGCTCATTTTGGACGCCCTGCACCTTCCCGTATTCACGGAGTATGGCCGACAGCGAAGGTacgcgcgggcggcggctgtgaggGGCCGCGATGCACCCCTGTCCGGCAAAGCCTGCGGAAAGAGTGACACGCCGTCTCCGCCAGGGCTCTACTATCTCACCacatgcgccgctgccagagAAAAGCCTCCAGACATACCAAAGCTGCCCTCTCTCAGAGACCGCAAGAGCCTACCCCTGTGGGGCACCTTTGTGAATCACTGTGCGTCGTACGTGACGCGCAGGCGTGAGACGCGGGTGACAGAGGCAGTCAGCTCAGTAGGAGGTCCAAGGGTGCCTCGCTCAAACGTCGTTGCCGAGGACGCGACGTCGGATATAGCCGCTAGCACGCTGAGCGACAAGTTCGCGCGGCGCCAACTAGTAGACTTGTGCCGCCTCGCTGGTCTGCCTGACCCCACAGACGACGTGCCGTCGAAGTCTGTGGCGCTCTCTTCAAACGAACGGCGCTTCTTTACTTCCAAGGAGCTTGCCGGGACACCGTACACGATGCGCGGTGTCAGCGATGCCTCTCCGGCGGAGAGTCGCCACCGCGCCTTTGGGCAGGGcatccagctcctcctccttgtcgTGCATCGCAACAGCGTCAgtgcgccgacgccgcgccgcagctggTGGGACGGGCAGCAGCGTACCTTGTGCATCCACGATCGCGTGAAGAATCAAATGACGCCGCACGGCTGTCTGtgggtgctgcggctgtgggCCGCCATGCACTACCCGCCCCTGCATGTTCGCATAATGTTGCGAAAGGTGGGGTTGCCGACAGAAGAGCGGGGCAAAGTGgtcgcgtgcgcacacgacTCAGATGGAGTGACGAACCCAGAGCTGACGCCGACTCTGTCCGCTCCCGGCACGCCTTGCCCCCCTACTGACTATCAGGGTGTAGCGTCCATTGTCGTGTCCCGTGACGGCGTTGAAAAAGTGCTGTATTATGCTGCCTGTGAGACTGCCGGtcccgccgccaccaccgccgctgattCTGTCCACAAAGCGCTTCGGCAGCTGCTCAGCGATGTCCAGCGCATGCCGACGATGCAGACACTCTGCCGCTTTCTGTCGCAGCAACCACAGCTGCACATCCCGTCTATTCGCGTGCTGGCCGATGCCGAGGATGTCGTGCATCGATTGCATGCTCTGGTGTGCGACTCTCACAGCAGTGAGCGCATCGTGCGGTCTGCCGAGCCGCTTCAGGTAGGGCATCTGGCGGTCCTGTTGACGCTCCCCCAGCATGATCAGCGACCGACCGCTTCGTTTTACACAACATGGCCTGTaaagctgctgctgaagtgGGTTGGTGCCGTCAACAACAGTGCCCAAGGATGGACTGCATCGAGGGACGGTGAGGCGGACTGCGGTCGAGCTCAGCGCGGATGCCTTCCCTCGACGCTAGAGTCCACCTTTGTGAGCTACGGTCtcgcccgcgccgcgccgtccgCGAAGTCGGCATTGCCGACACGCGCTACAAGCTTGCGCCTTCCTTCTCCAGTGGTGCCCACGCCGCTCGCCGGCGCACTAGCGCTTCTGTGCCGGTGTCTTCCTCCACTCCCTGACGTGTTGATCGCTGAGGGGGACGGAAAGAacacggcggcagtgcagGGGGCTGCAAACACGGCGAGGTTGGCAGAGCGAGACCgtgagctgccgctgcagctggctcACCTGATCCTTATGGGGCTGCTGTTAGGATGTGCCCCGTGGGCagtgcgcgcagcggcgattGTGGCGTGTGCGGAGCACACATTGGAGTGGTATGACGAGCAGCAGGGGctgtctgccgctgccggtggcaACGACGCAACCGcaaagacgccgccgctgccagcccCGCGCTTGGCGCCATACGTCAGCGTGGACGTGACAGAGGCGGTCTTGACTTCGCTGGACGCGACAGCTCCCCCTTTGCCCGAGACGGTGCTCCGCTACGCGtcggaggtggtgcggcggctgGAGGCCCTGTGGGCGgaggcctcctcctcggcagctgcggggaaggcgccgcctctgccgtggctgccgccgcctgaGGCGTGGGGCACGTGTCTAGGCAAAGCAGACGCGAGTAAGCCATCCCCTTCACCAGCAGCCGGTGTCCTCACACTGACCGAGCGTCGCATTTTGCGCCCACTGCTGCAATGCGCAGTTGCCACGTCGGCCGCCCTTCACgcggtgtgggtgcgtgctACCCGCAtggagaggggaggcggcgctgacgaggtttgcggcgacggtgccggctGGTGTTTGGACGAGACGGatgcggaggagcagcgtcTCGTCTTCCAGCACAGACATGCGGCCCACtacgctgccgtgcgcgtAAGCAATCGCGACCTCACACAGGCCGAAGCGCTCGAATCGGCCAATGACATCTCCGCGATGGCGACATGCTTTGCTACCTTCGGCTGTGCTGTGTACCCCACCGAGCCGCTGGTGGCTTCAACACTGGAGCAGGAACAGGCGTCTGCGTTGTTTCGTCTCTCGCGCGCCGAAGGCGACTCCGAGGACGAGGCACAGGCGAACGATGACGACGCGGACGACGCCGCAGATGCTTCAAATGACGACGAGGGAAgcaagggggaggaggatgaaAAGTTGAACGgcctcgacgacgacgtggaCGTTGGCCAGTTTGCGCGCGTCTTCGGGACGTGCGTCTCGCCGCTCGCCGCAACGTTggtagcggcggcaccgacaAGGTCTGCATCGCTGCAGTCGCACTGCTCCATACACCCTAAGCCCGATGACGtggctgctggcggcgcactTCGTGCGGTTGGCGAAAACTTGCCCGTGCTGATGACGGCGTTTCAAGaaacggtgccgctgctcgtgcacCGCCGTAGCTCTGTGCCGCTGTTGTCAAGCCTTTCTGCGCACCTGCGTTCACGCGTTGAGACAACGACCCCGTTCTCGCCGGAGGAACGGCGGGCCATCTCGCAGCTCTTTACCATGACTGTGCGCAGTGCGGCTGATGAAGAGGGCCGCGGTGATGAGACGGCGTAG
- a CDS encoding putative Zn-finger domain protein (previous protein_id=AAZ09622.1) — protein sequence MQEFPRRTARKTRREVTGESLTTVSSTSTATKDEDAQRSERVENDLSGALPQTSAAAASSFLGSSRNSTSGSVIECWICFDPTSTPLNPIVTHRCRCRGSVGYVHQKCIDRWVIQQRNRACRSCGASYQLVHSEYPSGANLPLRPHERRVFLLKFLIKPLLLESAETLCCVLLRFVVLPLLLGLVYSFHRWPLLWWPMSTTMSTFAASPERNFSYTASAGVPGSQEVLENEDGTYTLTESFLAWADAILFGLVLCTVMNAVAVGWEKWNHYFRAARERLARETARQAEEGGLARAAAMPPVGPLDFHEDNGAAEGVEERAEATEQRVNNDSPQAQLPHHEEALPEGFIVEGWRPEWGPLPAVEQELLPREDARDARQPGARAEARALAGEQRSSSDSDSDNGDSDSGSDTPYRLSFVDGVFDTIDWVKSGAGGGGMKRLLPSSMRQLCYGLALTLLLRTIWGRSVVALAFAGFIVSWRYRHTRNVLTAQKRRLYEVAERVPLLSQEAVKTLFGVYLVDAFFFYGALPELGGMMLHYAVAPYVDSGFDRGFLAFFHGLTVLKVTLYWVVGAVLVMLLTAMELTVVGPLFANGVDLFFVRSFDARWDSVLGYWRCVVTQVFDSDPPRIVRGFLRVAVVELLVLLIFVRVPFWGMLGCRDLLWGDGTVAQTGLPLKMSLSLGVTTGYDISVDASLDEWRRTEVLRVLAERVLLPFGAMYAARVREQLGPMLDSIPLDNIDSLELTAASSTSMAPAARELWEQVWGNMSDRSVFLFHLIDPHSATRVAAASEGFRHTLERVQEPIEWLRAATSEDGVCNTMMVLSASAEWLGTPQRQPPVADLEAIVAPPLTVSEQQSTSTARAHQMVLEAWRNMYQDAMSRIASVLHPEAVPTPPSLYPEHDSVQEEPHTVSTIKCYMAALHLSYPYMGMGRWRALAYEWWSLLLLRNTFANYVVDVLKYVAAISTVLSCFAVYPLQRAQLRILFPVVRWIGQSVVHMEDYLFDPEQLRAVEGFVEQEGEDELVLPPMVEPLGFDRREEYVEEAAIPPYLLLRRVVVAVLFLVVASVMVWIVPVLCGTLLLCITRNALPVLVGAASLSFFCWNPTLFARSVIFGTALTIALVFVLPIVGIIYIGPFAQLFWNSYPTLVEETFERQYDVHQMVGPYTGSAAGGNGSADGDSDDDWESIDSRDMVDGNAEALDQDREAEPDVGDEPHGDVQAVTAH from the coding sequence ATGCAAGAGTTCCCTCGTCGAACGGCGAGGAAAACTCGGCGGGAGGTAACTGGGGAGTCTCTCACCAccgtctcctccacctcgacGGCCACAAAAGATGAGGATGCCCAAAGGAGTGAGCGGGTTGAGAATGATCTGTCAGGCGCGCTTCCGCAAacctctgcagctgctgcctcgtCCTTCCTTGGGTCGAGCCGCAACTCCACATCGGGGTCCGTTATTGAGTGCTGGATCTGCTTCGACCCCACCAGCACCCCTTTGAACCCTATTGTcacccaccgctgccgctgccgcggctctGTCGGATATGTGCATCAAAAGTGCATCGATCGCTGGGTCATTCAGCAGCGCAACCGCGcttgccgcagctgcggggcGTCCTACCAGCTGGTGCACTCCGAATACCCCTCCGGTGCGAACCTTCCACTGAGGCCGCACGAGCGCCGCGTGTTCCTGTTGAAGTTTTTGATTaagccgctcctcctcgaatCCGCCGAGACGCTCTGCTGCGTCCTTCTGCGTTTTGTCGTTCTCCCGCTCCTGCTCGGACTCGTCTACAGTTTTCATCGCTGGCCGTTGCTGTGGTGGCCCATGTCGACCACCATGTCGACCTTTGCAGCATCACCGGAGCGCAACTTTAGCTACACCGCCTCAGCCGGCGTCCCCGGCAGccaggaggtgctggagaatGAGGACGGCACATACACCTTGACGGAGTCCTTCTTGGCGTGGGCCGACGCAATTCTCTTTGGCCTCGTCCTGTGCACCGTGATGAACGCGGTGGCTGTGGGGTGGGAGAAGTGGAACCACTACTTCCGCGCTGCCCGGGAGCGACTCGCCCGCGAGACGGCGCGGCAAGCTGAGGAAGGAGGGTTGGcacgagcggcagcgatgcctCCGGTAGGCCCCCTCGACTTTCACGAGGACAACGGCGCGGCAGAGGGAGTTGAGGAGCGGGCGGAGGCCACGGAGCAGAGGGTAAACAATGATTCTCcacaggcgcagctgccgcatcaTGAGGAAGCGTTGCCAGAGGGTTTTATTGTCGAGGGGTGGAGACCGGAATGGGGACCTCTGccggcggtggagcaggagctTCTGCCGCGCGAGGATGCGCGTGACGCGCGTCAACCTGGGGCGCGAGCAGAGGCGAGGGCGTTGGCAGGCGAGCAGCGCTCGAGCAgtgacagcgacagcgataATGGTGACTcagacagcggcagcgacacgccCTACCGGCTTTCCTTCGTCGACGGGGTCTTCGACACGATCGACTGGGTGAAGTCgggcgcaggtggcggcggcatgAAGCGGCTCCTCCCCTCGTCAATGCGGCAGCTCTGCTACGGTCTTGcactgacgctgctgctgcgcacgatCTGGGGAAGGTCTGTTGTAGCGCTTGCCTTTGCAGGCTTCATCGTGAGTTGGCGCTACCGCCACACGCGAAACGTCCTCACGGCACAGAAGCGGCGCTTAtacgaggtggcggagcgcgtgccgctgctgtcgcaggaGGCGGTGAAGACACTCTTTGGGGTGTACCTCGTGGATGCTTTTTTCTTTTACGGTGCGTTGCCCGAGCTGGGAGGGATGATGCTGCACTACGCCGTCGCCCCGTACGTGGATAGCGGCTTTGATCGCGGCTTTCTGGCCTTTTTTCACGGACTCACCGTGCTCAAAGTGACGCTCTACTGGGTGGTgggcgcggtgctggtgaTGCTGCTCACCGCGATGGAGTTGACGGTTGTGGGCCCCTTGTTTGCCAACGGCGTCGATCTGTTCTTCGTGCGCAGCTTCGATGCCCGCTGGGACTCCGTCCTCGGGTACTGGCGCTGTGTCGTGACTCAGGTATTCGACTCCGACCCTCCCCGCATCGTTCGCGGCTTTCTccgcgtggcggtggtggagctgctggtgctgcttaTCTTTGTGCGGGTGCCGTTTTGGGGAATGCTCGGGTGCCGTGACTTGTTGTGGGGTGATGGCACAGTTGCGCAGACGGGGCTTCCGCTGAAAATGTCTCTCTCACTGGGGGTGACGACCGGGTACGACATCAGCGTGGACGCCAGCCTTGACGAGTGGCGCCGCaccgaggtgctgcgcgttCTGGCGGAGCGGGTGCTGCTCCCCTTTGGTGCCATGTACGCAGCCCGAGTACGGGAGCAACTGGGGCCAATGCTTGATTCGATCCCTCTCGACAACATCGACTCCCTCGAGCTGACTGCCGCGAGCTCCACTTCCATGGCACCCGCCGCGCGAGAGCTGTGGGAGCAGGTCTGGGGCAACATGTCAGATCGCTCAGTGTTTCTTTTTCACCTCATCGACCCCCACTCCGCCACGAGggtcgcagcggcgtcggagGGGTTTCGCCACACACTGGAGCGCGTTCAGGAGCCGATAGAGTGGCTGCGCGCAGCAACATCCGAGGATGGCGTCTGCAACACGATGATGGTCTTGTCCGCCTCAGCAGAGTGGCTAgggacgccgcagcggcagccgccggtCGCAGATTTGGAGGCCAttgtggcgccgccgctcacggTTTcagagcagcagagcacctcgaccgcgcgtgcgcatcaGATGGTGCTCGAGGCGTGGAGAAACATGTACCAGGATGCCATGAGCCGCATTGCCAGTGTCCTGCACCCCgaggcggtgccgacgccgccgtcgttgtACCCAGAGCACGACTCGGTGCAGGAAGAGCCTCACACCGTGAGCACGATCAAGTGCTACATGGCCGCACTGCACTTGTCGTACCCTTACATGGGCATGGGCCGCTGGCGCGCCCTCGCGTATGAGTGGTggtcactgctgctgctgcgcaacaCATTCGCGAACTACGTCGTCGACGTCCTCAAGTACGTGGCAGCCATATCAACGGTCCTCTCCTGCTTCGCCGTGTACCCCCTGCAGCGAGCGCAGCTACGCATTCTCTTTCCGGTGGTTCGCTGGATTGGTCAGAGTGTCGTGCACATGGAGGACTACCTGTTTGACCCAGAGCAGCTTCGCGCGGTGGAGGGATTTGTGGAGcaggagggcgaggacgaACTTGTTCTGCCTCCGATGGTCGAACCCCTGGGGTTCGATCGGCGCGAGGAGTATGTGGAGGAGGCCGCTATCCCGCCCTACCTCCTGCTGCGtcgtgtggtggtggctgttCTCTTCCTCGTTGTGGCGTCCGTCATGGTTTGGATCGTTCCCGTGCTGTGCGGCACTCTCCTCTTGTGCATCACAAGGAACGCGCTGCCGGTTCTTGTGGGGGCGGCCTCCTTGAGCTTCTTCTGCTGGAACCCCACATTGTTCGCCCGCTCCGTCATCTTCGGCACAGCCCTCACCATTGCCCTTGTGTTCGTCCTGCCGATCGTCGGCATCATCTACATCGGACCTTTTGCGCAGCTATTCTGGAACAGCTACCCCACCCTGGTGGAGGAGACGTTTGAGCGCCAGTACGACGTGCACCAGATGGTTGGCCCTTACACGGGCTCCGCCGcaggcggcaacggcagcgcggaCGGCGACTCCGATGACGACTGGGAAAGCATCGACTCCCGCGACATGGTCGACGGAAATGCCGAGGCCCTGGACCAGGATAGAGAAGCAGAGCCAGACGTCGGGGACGAGCCGCACGGCGACGTGCAAGCGGTAACGGCTCACTAG